From Amyelois transitella isolate CPQ chromosome 4, ilAmyTran1.1, whole genome shotgun sequence, one genomic window encodes:
- the LOC132903961 gene encoding uncharacterized protein LOC132903961 isoform X2: MAGFFGGIGGSRLPLNENDIENVLTAMGDGNLSDIDEFEDSDDDCDPTAIERLVLEGLDSGDVLLDQSYAEPIPDQGQCLPPPSAVSFGEDISCSSANTNNIPLQVYFLHTKPTIDFAP; the protein is encoded by the exons GCCTGCCTCTAAATGAAAATGATATAGAGAACGTTTTGACAGCGATGGGTGATGGTAATCTCTCGGATATTGACGAATTCGAAGATTCAGACGACGATTGTGACCCAACTGCGATTGAACGGCTGGTATTAGAAGGCCTGGATTCTGGAGACGTCTTATTAGACCAGAGTTATGCTGAGCCCATCCCCGACCAAGGACAGTGTCTACCACCGCCGTCAGCTGTGTCATTTGGCGAAGATATCTCCTGTTCTTCAGCAAATACGAACAATATCCCACTTCAG GTCTACTTTCTCCATACAAAACCAACCATCGACTTCGCGCCCTGA
- the LOC132903961 gene encoding piggyBac transposable element-derived protein 3-like isoform X1, translated as MAGFFGGIGGSRLPLNENDIENVLTAMGDGNLSDIDEFEDSDDDCDPTAIERLVLEGLDSGDVLLDQSYAEPIPDQGQCLPPPSAVSFGEDISCSSANTNNIPLQVSQLPSHTINTPTPDNFAQRSSTRSSSSHSPTVSSSRENRNSTRRNTANIQPVQPNSTNRSTFSIQNQPSTSRPDLWKETPFEDKPHNFEKPSVRPVQAPVEYFKEYFDDEFYELISLCTNNYFMRKSGRELKTSRSEIIKLFGIHIMMGCIPYPRVTMYWRAGIALEKITSKMSRDRFQALRNALHVVNTDIQPPSQEPNVLWKVQPIIDQVRNGCYKQERTPGYYSIDEQMIPFTGRCAVRQVVKNKPRPVGLKNFVLTTSSGLMLDFEIYKGAKTMFEETRLGLGPSVILHLARSVPVGSCLYHDRYFTTIPLIEELNKRGIHSTGTIMHNRIPDRTSLKFKKDSLMQRGESQQMVRDSSVLVKWKDNTTVTLASNCTGASTTDIVKRWDRKNRQYIDVPAPKIVMNYNKHMGGVDVLDQQMEYYRTFIKTKKWTLKVLIHFLDLSLVNSWRAYKNDCLANKYPRNKTLDLLDFRLEIAEVLLNSPDKQRRSSDEDTMEINVPKKFKKAIKPSISLRYDGYNHLPQFDDLKSPRACQNENCKSRTKTRCIKCNAYLCIARNQNCFKDFHSA; from the coding sequence GCCTGCCTCTAAATGAAAATGATATAGAGAACGTTTTGACAGCGATGGGTGATGGTAATCTCTCGGATATTGACGAATTCGAAGATTCAGACGACGATTGTGACCCAACTGCGATTGAACGGCTGGTATTAGAAGGCCTGGATTCTGGAGACGTCTTATTAGACCAGAGTTATGCTGAGCCCATCCCCGACCAAGGACAGTGTCTACCACCGCCGTCAGCTGTGTCATTTGGCGAAGATATCTCCTGTTCTTCAGCAAATACGAACAATATCCCACTTCAGGTGAGCCAATTGCCAAGTCACACAATTAATACACCAACCCCTGATAATTTCGCACAAAGATCATCTACAAGGTCGTCATCAAGTCATTCTCCTACTGTATCGTCCTCTAGAGAAAACAGGAACAGTACTAGGCGCAACACTGCTAACATTCAACCAGTTCAACCGAATTCTACTAACAGGTCTACTTTCTCCATACAAAACCAACCATCGACTTCGCGCCCTGATCTTTGGAAAGAAACACCTTTTGAAGATAAGCcacacaattttgaaaaacccAGCGTAAGACCAGTTCAAGCTCCTGTAGAGTATTTCAAAGAATATTTTGATGACGAGTTTTATGAACTAATAAGTTtgtgtacaaataattatttcatgcGAAAGAGTGGCAGAGAATTAAAAACATCTCGATctgaaataattaagttatttgGAATCCATATCATGATGGGTTGTATTCCCTATCCAAGGGTGACAATGTATTGGCGGGCTGGAATAGCATTAGAAAAAATTACGTCTAAGATGAGCAGAGATCGCTTTCAAGCACTCAGAAATGCATTGCATGTTGTTAATACAGACATTCAACCCCCTAGTCAAGAACCTAATGTACTTTGGAAGGTGCAGCCAATTATAGACCAAGTAAGAAATGGATGTTATAAACAAGAACGTACTCCCGGTTACTACTCTATCGACGAGCAGATGATACCATTTACTGGAAGATGTGCCGTCCGTCAAGTGGTAAAAAACAAACCTCGACCTGTGGGACTcaaaaactttgttttgaCGACTAGTTCAGGCCTCATGTTGGATTTTGAGATTTACAAAGGCGCAAAGACAATGTTTGAAGAGACGAGGCTAGGCCTCGGACCATCTGTCATTCTTCATTTAGCTAGAAGTGTCCCAGTTGGCAGTTGCTTGTACCACGATAGGTATTTTACTACGATACCTTTGATAGAGGAGTTAAACAAGCGAGGTATCCACAGCACTGGGACTATAATGCATAATCGAATACCTGACAGGACTAGCCTTAAGTTTAAAAAGGACTCACTTATGCAACGAGGCGAAAGTCAGCAAATGGTGCGGGATTCATCAGTTCTTGTAAAATGGAAGGACAATACCACTGTAACCCTAGCGTCCAACTGTACAGGTGCCTCGACCACAGATATTGTGAAACGGTGGGATAGGAAAAACCGTCAATATATCGACGTACCAGCCCCTAAAATAGTGATGAATTATAACAAACACATGGGCGGGGTGGATGTCCTGGACCAGCAAATGGAATACTAtagaacttttataaaaactaaaaaatggACATTGAAGGtacttattcattttttagaTTTGTCTTTAGTTAATTCTTGGCGCGCTTACAAAAATGATTGTTTAGCTAACAAATACCCAAGAAATAAAACGTTAGATTTGTTAGATTTTCGTCTTGAAATAGCGGAGGTATTGCTAAATAGCCCTGATAAGCAGCGTCGTTCCTCTGATGAAGATACGATGGAGATTAATGTgccaaaaaagtttaaaaaggcCATAAAGCCTTCTATATCTTTAAGATATGATGGTTATAATCACTTGCCACAGTTTGATGACCTTAAGTCTCCTAGAGCATGTCAAAATGAAAATTGCAAAAGTCGTACGAAGACACGATGCATCAAATGCAATGCCTATCTTTGTATAGCTCGTAATCAGAATTGTTTCAAAGATTTTCATTCTGCCTaa
- the LOC106129450 gene encoding cyclic GMP-AMP synthase-like receptor, which yields MKTTKKKQFKNIEEVFLQINHDYVKINKRESKRNNLVLRTVLAEILKIMRECDPLFDSMKPRLDYLGSYYDGLRVGHPTEFDINVILKLPINYSNIKLDCTKTEYDYTNVILPSEFRRLCKSTTTSKKGFTKTELWCDSTHRLSVVKFRSWMQSVVDSAFSKLPISNGRHVLKVKNIIYELTAKMSGPANTITIYKNTNIIDVDLVPTFAFDLPSGKKSKTKIKCLNSAVNFHREEFEYNSRYFIVPKPTRDEYLWRLTFPFQERACMKKQNNFKSALKLIKLLRDTQRFHKLASYYIKSLFLWEARSQNDEFWMKSLSDLVIYMLKKLRDHLASKEIKNYWCSENNLLEKLKHETCINWSNKLSHIINDIDQKKYHNPSIIFKYFTVKPFNVN from the coding sequence ATGAAAACTACCAAGAAaaagcaatttaaaaatatagaagaaGTTTTCTTGCAAATTAACCATGATTAcgttaaaatcaataaaagagAATCAAAAAGAAACAACCTTGTCCTACGAACTGTTCTcgctgaaatattaaaaataatgcgaGAGTGTGATCCATTATTTGATAGTATGAAACCGAGACTAGATTATTTAGGCAGCTACTATGACGGATTACGAGTAGGACATCCTACCGAATTTGACATCaacgttattttaaaattgcctATCAATTacagtaatataaaattggaTTGCACGAAAACTGAATATGATTACACAAATGTGATATTGCCATCCGAATTCCGGAGGTTATGTAAATCTACAACGACCTCCAAAAAAGGATTTACGAAGACCGAACTCTGGTGTGATAGTACTCATCGATTATCTGTTGTGAAATTTAGATCTTGGATGCAAAGTGTAGTCGATTCAGCATTCAGTAAACTACCTATTTCAAATGGACGACACGtactaaaagtaaaaaatataatctacgAACTTACTGCGAAAATGTCTGGACCAGCAAATACGATcactatatataaaaataccaatATTATTGATGTTGATTTGGTACCGACGTTCGCATTTGATTTACCAAGTGGGAAAAAATcgaaaaccaaaataaaatgtttaaattctGCTGTCAATTTTCACCGAGAAGAATTCGAATATAACAGTCGATATTTCATCGTTCCTAAACCAACACGAGACGAATATTTATGGAGATTAACATTTCCATTTCAAGAACGGGCATGcatgaaaaaacaaaacaattttaagaGTGCTTTAAAACTCATTAAACTTTTACGCGATACTCAAAGGTTTCATAAATTGGcaagttattacataaaatcattatttttatgggaAGCAAGATCCCAAAATGACGAATTCTGGATGAAGTCTTTGTCagatttagttatttatatgcTTAAGAAACTAAGAGATCACTTGGcctcaaaagaaataaaaaattattggtGCTCTGAGAATAACCTGCTTGAAAAACTTAAACATGAAACTTGTATAAATTGGTCTAATAAATTGAGCCATATTATTAACGATATAGATCAAAAGAAATATCACAATCCCtccattatatttaaatattttacagtcAAACCTTtcaatgtaaattaa
- the LOC106129451 gene encoding general transcription factor 3C polypeptide 6-like: protein MSANTSDAEEEILLYAAFDDSIDVNHFRSIHVLGINESNPIIQMDDTFFTGEYENALGTYMFFEEDLSAQSEDPLLDRLPKKNLKYVTKTRKLLEMKQAYVTAKEDQDIQCDSIEHDSAVEVVSFSNLEAAQEKFRDEFKLEKAEAQLKLPDTETEVLKSS, encoded by the exons atgagcGCGAACACTTCTGACGCTGAAGAAGAAATTCTACTGTACGCCGCTTTTGATGATAGTATTGACGTGAATCATTTTAGGAGTATACATGTGCTGGGTATAAATGAAAGCAATCCAATTATTCAAATGGATGACACATTTTTCACTG GGGAATATGAAAATGCATTGGGGACCTATATGTTCTTTGAAGAAGATTTATCTGCACAAAGTGAAGATCCACTGTTAGATAGACTGCCAAAGAAAAACTTGAAATATGTAACCAAAACAAGAAAACTTCTGGAGATGAAACAAGCTTATGTAACAGCAAAAGAAG ACCAAGATATTCAATGTGACTCTATTGAACATGACAGTGCTGTTGAAGTTGTAAGCTTCAGTAATTTAGAAGCTGCTCAGGAAAAATTTAGAGATGAATTTAAATTAGAGAAAGCTGAAGCTCAACTAAAATTGCCTGATACAGAAACTGAAGTGTTAAAATCATCCTAA
- the LOC106129358 gene encoding endothelial differentiation-related factor 1 homolog, which translates to MSDWDTVTILRKKPPKASALKTEQAVNAARRQGLPVDTQQKYGAGTNKQHVTTKNTAKLDRETEELRHEKVPLDLGKLIMQGRQAKGMSQKDLATKICEKPQIVNDYEAGRGIPNNIVLGKIERAIGIKLRGKERGQPLQPPGGKK; encoded by the coding sequence ATGTCCGACTGGGACACAGTAACAATACTTCGCAAAAAACCCCCAAAGGCATCTGCCTTGAAGACTGAACAGGCTGTTAATGCTGCACGCCGACAAGGATTACCAGTCGATACCCAGCAAAAATACGGTGCAGGAACGAATAAACAACATGTAACAACAAAAAACACGGCGAAGCTGGACCGAGAGACTGAAGAATTGCGACATGAGAAAGTGCCGTTAGATCTAGGGAAACTTATAATGCAAGGTCGACAAGCAAAAGGCATGAGCCAGAAAGATTTAGCtacaaaaatatgtgaaaaaccGCAAATTGTAAATGATTATGAGGCTGGTCGTGGTATTCCAAATAATATAGTATTGGGCAAGATAGAAAGAGCAATTGGGATAAAACTACGAGGAAAAGAAAGAGGCCAACCACTACAGCCTCCTGGAGGAAAGAAATAG
- the LOC106129330 gene encoding probable nucleoporin Nup54 has translation MSFSFGANLSTQSTGFGSAAKPSFSFGSTNTATTSTAGFGGFGTSTTSSGFGSFAPTSTATPFGGLGTTPASTAPSLFGGTGFGATAAKPSTGFGTGGFGTNTFGTGTSTFGSAAPTFGTNTLGANTFGATGGSSLFSGGTTFGSTFGSKPATTGFGGFGTGLGTTTAFGQPQQQQAQQPQQQGPTNAHEALVAAVFNCNVFGDERDQVLAKWNLLQAQWGTGQAYYSRNAPALELNEQNPLCRFKAVGYSRISGQEDKDGLVSLQFNKPEQEIKTNQQGLTTSLSSLLGNKPNLAVNIESMKAISEDKTQVIIYVVDKNANGSRISASELSNFLNSGAARTSLSGAGCSAVAPVTAPSQQMLKQYLQTPPPGMDMRLWKQAQADNPDPENYIPVPIIGFTQIKFRARCQSEEAGLQARWLAACADELGSLRTRRAAAAARLAHLAATLHARKHLTLQVIARQEQKGRVGAALTPEEEATRARLHSLAEQLAAPPLYNGRLNELLCAVRLQRSASAGTAQERYQLDPGAQEDVKQFLTLQQKGMAHLMETAKKDLEALNVIADGMARLVRA, from the exons ATGTCGTTTTCATTTGGAGCCAATCTTTCTACACAAAGTACAGGGTTTGGATCTGCCGCCAAAC CTTCTTTTTCATTTGGAAGTACAAACACTGCCACCACTAGTACTGCTGGTTTTGGGGGATTTGGTACCAGTACCACTTCGTCGGGCTTTGGTAGTTTTGCACCAACAAGTACAG CTACTCCATTTGGCGGACTAGGCACAACCCCAGCTTCAACTGCTCCATCTCTATTTGGTGGGACGGGGTTTGGTGCAACTGCTGCTAAGCCTTCTACAG gCTTTGGTACTGGAGGGTTTGGTACCAATACATTTGGAACAGGAACTTCTACATTTGGAAGTGCTGCACCAACATTTGGCACTAATACCCTTGGTGCTAATACATTTGGAGCAACTGGGGGAAGTTCATTGTTCAGTGGAGGCACTACATTCGGGTCAACTTTTGGATCTAAGCCAGCTACAACTGGATTTGGTGGATTCGGTACTGGCCTTGGAACTACAACTGCCTTTGGACAACCTCAACAG CAACAAGCTCAACAGCCGCAACAGCAAGGTCCAACTAATGCGCACGAGGCACTGGTGGCTGCTGTCTTCAACTGTAACGTATTTGGTGACGAGAGGGACCAAGTGTTGGCCAAATGGAACTTGCTGCAAGCACAGTGGGGGACAG GACAGGCTTATTACAGCCGTAATGCACCTGCTTTGGAGTTAAATGAACAGAATCCACTATGCCGGTTCAAAGCTGTTGGCTACTCCAGAATAAGTGGGCAAGAAGATAAGGATGGTCTTGTGTCTTTGCAGTTCAACAAGCCTGAACAGGAAATAAA aACCAATCAGCAAGGTTTGACAACCTCCTTGTCCAGCTTACTTGGTAACAAACCCAATTTAGCAGTCAATATTGAATCCATGAAGGCCATTTCAGAGGATAAGACACAG GTGATAATATACGTAGTTGACAAGAACGCGAACGGGTCTCGCATATCGGCGAGCGAGCTGTCGAACTTCCTGAACTCGGGGGCCGCCCGCACGTCCCTCTCCGGGGCCGGCTGCTCCGCCGTGGCGCCCGTCACGGCGCCCTCGCAGCAGATGCTCAAGCAGTACTTGCAGACTCCGCCGCCTG GTATGGACATGAGACTGTGGAAGCAAGCTCAAGCAGACAACCCAGATCCTGAAAACTACATTCCAGTACCCATCATCGGATTCACACAG ATCAAGTTCCGCGCTCGCTGCCAGTCGGAGGAGGCGGGCCTGCAGGCGCGCTGGCTGGCGGCGTGCGCGGACGAGCTGGGCTCGCTGCGcacgcgccgcgccgccgccgccgcgcgccTGGCGCACCTCGCCGCCACGCTGCACGCGCGCAAGCACCTCACGCTGCAG GTGATAGCTCGTCAGGAGCAGAAAGGCAGAGTAGGGGCAGCCCTAACCCCGGAAGAGGAAGCCACGCGTGCGCGACTACATTCGCTGGCTGAGCAGTTGGCAGCACCTCCGCTATACAAC GGGCGTCTGAATGAGTTACTGTGCGCGGTGAGGTTGCAGCGAAGCGCTAGTGCCGGCACCGCACAGGAGCGCTACCAACTTGATCCAG GTGCACAAGAAGACGTGAAACAGTTCTTAACCCTCCAGCAGAAAGGCATGGCACACCTCATGGAGACTGCGAAGAAGGACTTGGAAGCTCTCAACGTAATCGCAGACGGCATGGCTCGCCTTGTCAGAGCATAG
- the LOC106129347 gene encoding zinc finger protein GLIS3, with product MLVFPQWRPELPSEGCRVQRWTPAERFAPYLARPFILPPLPPRVEDEDSSGGSSPERNADSSDMEGVCGWRGCGARFPSVARLSAHVARTHAHAHSDGLFYCGWKGCSRPHKGFNARYKMLVHVRTHTNERPHTCNQCHKSFSRAENLKIHLRSHSGEKPYVCPYEGCGKAYSNSSDRFKHTRTHTVDKPYCCKVPGCNKRYTDPSSLRKHVKTYKHFTTEENQRRGSSDEAPSPQTYSPPREGFTTYGKIESTSPLHPHITYSPPRSSISPYNPVLPLTETPAIRYTPMIDSLTYVRPLEPLYPVRVPSHEMSYLEYSQMYEHAYRNYYTSSLPYPVLRQNVGEKIFTYEEQPQFHDVAMQEIKERKDLAFEVEEMPLNLMCTKRSECKPIENIVRRTDLPLDLSTKS from the exons ATGTTGGTGTTTCCGCAATGGAGACCTGAGCTGCCCAGCGAGGGGTGTAGAGTGCAGCGCTGGACGCCTGCAGAAAGATTTGCGCCCTATTTGGCGAGACCTTTCATCCTCCCTCCACTGCCTCCACGG GTGGAAGATGAAGATTCCTCAGGCGGTTCTTCCCCAGAACGCAATGCCGATTCTAGTGATATGGAAGGGGTGTGCGGGTGGCGGGGGTGCGGGGCGCGGTTCCCGAGCGTGGCGCGCTTGTCCGCGCACGTCGCCCGTACTCACGCACACGCACACAGCGATGGGCTCTTCTACTGCGGGTGGAAGGGTTGCTCGCGACCCCACAAAGGGTTTAATGCtag ATATAAGATGTTGGTGCACGTGAGAACGCACACAAATGAGCGGCCTCACACCTGTAACCAATGCCACAAAAGTTTCTCCAGGGCAGAGAATTTGAAAATTCACCTCAGGTCGCATTCTGGAGAGAAACCCTATGTCTGCCCATATGAG GGTTGTGGAAAAGCTTATTCCAATTCAAGCGACCGCTTCAAGCACACTCGGACCCACACAGTGGACAAGCCCTACTGCTGCAAGGTCCCTGGCTGCAACAAAAGATACACCGATCCGTCCAGTTTGAGGAAGCATGTCAAGACTTACAAACACTTTACCACTGAAGAGAACCAACGAAGAGGGTCTTCCGATGAAGCCCCGAGTCCGCAGACATATTCACCACCAAGAGAGGGCTTTACGACATACGGCAAGATTGAGTCCACGTCACCTTTACACCCGCATATTACATACAGCCCTCCTAGAAGCAGCATATCCCCATACAACCCTGTGTTGCCCTTGACAGAGACGCCAGCAATAAGATACACGCCGATGATCGACTCTCTCACATACGTCAGACCTCTTGAACCTTTGTACCCCGTGAGGGTCCCGTCACACGAAATGTCATATTTAGAGTACTCACAGATGTACGAACACGCGTATAGAAATTACTACACGAGCAGCTTACCGTACCCAGTATTAAGGCAGAATGTCGGCGAGAAGATATTCACTTATGAGGAGCAGCCTCAGTTTCATGACGTCGCAATGCAAGAAATAAAGGAGAGAAAAGACTTAGCCTTTGAGGTGGAAGAAAtgccattaaatttaatgtgcaCTAAACGCAGCGAGTGCAAACCCATCGAAAATATAGTTAGACGTACAGACTTACCCTTAGATTTAAGTACTAAGAGCTGA